One Pseudorhodoplanes sinuspersici DNA segment encodes these proteins:
- a CDS encoding GcrA family cell cycle regulator encodes MTWTDERVEQLKKLWSDGLSASQIAAELGGITRNAVIGKVHRLGLSGRTKAPSASAPRPRKPRTTHMLRVARPVVRGNTALAHAYAYDYEVEPEQAPVENVVPMGQRRTLLELNEQTCRWPIGDPATQDFYFCGGHALTSLPYCAYHSRIAYQPPAARRDKRPAHR; translated from the coding sequence ATGACGTGGACGGACGAACGGGTCGAGCAACTCAAAAAGCTCTGGTCGGATGGCCTTTCAGCCAGCCAGATCGCGGCGGAACTCGGCGGAATTACCCGGAATGCGGTGATCGGCAAGGTCCACCGTCTCGGGCTTTCCGGACGGACAAAGGCGCCCTCGGCCAGCGCGCCGCGGCCGCGCAAGCCACGAACGACCCATATGCTGAGGGTCGCAAGACCCGTGGTCCGGGGGAATACGGCCCTGGCGCATGCCTACGCCTATGACTACGAAGTCGAGCCCGAACAGGCGCCGGTCGAAAATGTCGTTCCGATGGGCCAGCGCCGCACCTTGCTCGAGCTCAACGAACAGACCTGCCGGTGGCCGATCGGCGACCCCGCGACCCAGGACTTCTATTTCTGCGGCGGCCATGCACTGACCAGCCTGCCCTATTGCGCCTATCACTCGCGCATCGCCTATCAGCCGCCGGCGGCGCGGCGCGACAAGCGGCCGGCCCATCGCTGA
- the pstB gene encoding phosphate ABC transporter ATP-binding protein PstB codes for MVKPAADAVVADAAKAPAKVVARNVNVYYGDKHALKDVSVDIPERSVMAFIGPSGCGKSTFLRCINRMNDTIPSARVTGNIEIDNLDIYDKSLDVVQLRARVGMVFQKPNPFPKSIYENVAYGPRIHGMARSKADLDEIVTASLKRAGLYEEVKDRLSDPGTGLSGGQQQRLCIARAIAVGPEVILMDEPCSALDPIATARIEELIDELRQNFTIIIVTHSMQQAARVSQRTAFFHLGNLVEEGPTETVFTTPHDRRTQDYITGRFG; via the coding sequence ATGGTTAAACCCGCAGCCGATGCTGTTGTGGCCGATGCTGCGAAGGCGCCGGCCAAAGTGGTCGCACGCAACGTCAACGTCTATTACGGCGACAAGCACGCCTTGAAGGATGTCAGTGTCGATATTCCCGAGCGCTCGGTGATGGCATTCATCGGACCGTCGGGTTGCGGCAAGTCGACCTTCCTGCGTTGCATCAACCGCATGAACGACACCATCCCGTCGGCGCGGGTGACGGGCAATATCGAGATCGACAATCTCGATATCTATGACAAATCCCTCGATGTTGTGCAGTTGCGTGCGCGTGTCGGCATGGTGTTCCAGAAGCCGAATCCGTTCCCGAAGTCGATCTACGAGAACGTGGCCTATGGTCCCCGCATTCACGGCATGGCCCGCTCGAAGGCCGATCTCGACGAAATCGTCACCGCCAGTCTGAAAAGGGCCGGTCTTTACGAAGAGGTGAAGGATCGCTTGTCCGATCCTGGCACCGGGCTTTCCGGCGGTCAGCAGCAGCGTCTTTGCATCGCCCGGGCGATCGCTGTGGGTCCGGAAGTGATCCTGATGGACGAGCCGTGTTCGGCGCTCGATCCGATCGCGACCGCGCGTATCGAAGAGCTGATCGACGAATTGAGGCAGAACTTCACGATCATCATCGTGACCCACTCGATGCAGCAGGCCGCCCGCGTATCGCAGCGGACCGCTTTCTTCCATCTCGGCAATCTGGTGGAGGAGGGCCCTACAGAAACGGTCTTCACGACACCACATGATCGTCGGACACAGGATTACATCACCGGTCGCTTCGGCTGA
- a CDS encoding aspartate aminotransferase family protein: MLSHLLPTYARAELAFERGEGVWLTATTGERYLDFSSGVAVNVLGHAHPVLVEALTDQAHKLWHVSNLFQMPEAEKLAKRLCSASFADVVFFANSGAEAMEAAIKTARKFHAANGQPERVGIITFEGAFHGRTLATLAAGGQQKYLEGFGPVAGGFTQVAFGDLDAVKKAITPETAAIIMEPVQGEGGVRVVPGEFMRAMRELCDEHGLMLVFDEVQTGLGRTGELFGYQRSGISPDIMALAKALGGGFPIGACLATSEAAKGMTVGTHGSTFGGNPLATRVGNAVLDVVLAPGFLDHSRKMALLLKQRLAELKDRHASIISEVRGEGLLIGLRSVVPNGDLVAACRAEKLLTVAAGDNVVRLLPPLIISEDDIAEAIGMIDRACTRLTAHQPSANKVAS; the protein is encoded by the coding sequence GTGCTCTCACATCTTCTGCCGACTTACGCCCGTGCCGAACTCGCTTTTGAGCGGGGAGAAGGGGTGTGGCTCACGGCCACGACGGGAGAGCGCTATCTGGATTTCTCGTCCGGCGTTGCCGTCAATGTGCTGGGTCATGCGCATCCTGTCCTCGTGGAAGCGCTGACCGACCAGGCTCACAAGCTCTGGCACGTCTCGAACCTGTTCCAGATGCCGGAGGCTGAAAAGCTCGCCAAGCGTCTGTGCAGCGCGAGCTTTGCCGATGTGGTCTTTTTCGCCAATTCCGGCGCGGAGGCGATGGAAGCGGCGATCAAGACCGCGCGCAAATTCCATGCGGCCAATGGCCAGCCCGAACGCGTCGGCATCATTACGTTCGAAGGCGCCTTCCATGGCCGCACGCTGGCGACGCTCGCCGCCGGCGGCCAGCAGAAATATCTTGAAGGCTTCGGCCCCGTGGCCGGCGGCTTCACACAGGTTGCCTTCGGCGATCTCGACGCAGTGAAGAAGGCGATCACGCCGGAAACTGCGGCGATCATCATGGAGCCGGTGCAGGGCGAAGGCGGCGTGCGCGTCGTCCCGGGTGAATTCATGCGGGCGATGCGCGAGCTGTGCGACGAGCACGGTTTGATGCTGGTCTTCGACGAAGTGCAGACCGGTCTCGGCCGCACCGGCGAATTGTTCGGCTATCAGCGCAGCGGCATTTCTCCCGACATCATGGCGCTGGCCAAGGCGCTCGGCGGCGGTTTCCCGATCGGCGCATGCCTTGCGACCAGCGAAGCGGCAAAGGGCATGACCGTGGGCACGCATGGCTCGACCTTCGGCGGCAATCCGCTGGCGACGCGTGTCGGCAATGCCGTACTCGATGTCGTGCTGGCGCCCGGCTTCCTCGATCATTCGCGCAAGATGGCGCTGCTGCTGAAACAGCGGCTGGCGGAGCTTAAGGATCGCCATGCGTCGATCATTTCCGAAGTGCGCGGCGAAGGTCTGCTGATCGGTCTGCGCAGCGTCGTGCCGAACGGCGACCTTGTCGCCGCTTGCCGCGCCGAAAAGCTGCTGACCGTCGCGGCCGGCGATAACGTGGTGCGTCTGTTGCCACCGCTGATCATCAGCGAGGACGACATTGCCGAAGCCATCGGCATGATCGACCGGGCCTGTACACGCCTCACCGCCCATCAGCCATCAGCCAACAAGGTTGCATCGTGA
- the argF gene encoding ornithine carbamoyltransferase yields MAKHKLRHFIDLIDVPSADLRAIIASARAMKKSKGGTRAKRPLASQTLAMIFDKPSTRTRISFEVAMRQLGGDVVMLTGAEMQLGRGESIPDTARVMSRFVDAVMIRTLEHDLITEMAEYATVPVINGLSRRSHPCQVMADVMTFEEHLGAIKNRTVAWTGDANNVLVSWMHAAERFDFRLNVATPPELAPQKWLLDWIESSGAAIHIGTDPEEAVKGADCVVTDTWVSMGDEASKANRHNLLQPYQVNARLMAKANPDAIFMHCLPAHRGEEVTDEVMDGPQSVVFDEAENRLHAQKGILTWCLNATIR; encoded by the coding sequence ATGGCCAAGCACAAACTTCGCCACTTCATCGATCTGATCGATGTCCCGTCGGCCGATCTGCGGGCGATTATCGCGTCCGCGCGCGCCATGAAGAAATCGAAAGGCGGCACGAGAGCCAAGCGTCCGCTGGCCAGTCAGACTCTGGCCATGATTTTCGACAAGCCCTCGACCCGTACGCGCATCTCGTTTGAGGTCGCGATGCGGCAGCTTGGCGGTGACGTGGTCATGCTGACCGGGGCGGAGATGCAACTCGGCCGCGGCGAATCCATTCCCGATACGGCGCGGGTGATGTCGCGCTTCGTCGATGCGGTGATGATCCGCACGCTGGAGCACGATCTCATTACCGAGATGGCGGAATACGCAACCGTGCCGGTGATCAACGGTCTGAGCAGACGGTCGCATCCCTGCCAGGTGATGGCCGATGTGATGACCTTCGAAGAGCATCTCGGTGCGATCAAGAACAGGACCGTCGCCTGGACCGGCGATGCCAATAACGTGCTGGTCTCGTGGATGCATGCCGCCGAGCGGTTCGATTTCCGCCTCAATGTGGCGACCCCGCCGGAACTGGCGCCGCAGAAATGGCTGCTGGACTGGATCGAAAGTTCCGGTGCGGCGATCCATATCGGCACCGATCCCGAAGAAGCGGTCAAAGGCGCCGATTGCGTCGTCACCGATACCTGGGTGTCGATGGGCGACGAGGCATCAAAGGCCAACCGGCACAACCTTTTGCAGCCCTATCAGGTCAACGCCCGGCTGATGGCGAAAGCCAATCCCGACGCCATTTTCATGCATTGCCTTCCCGCCCATCGTGGCGAGGAAGTGACCGATGAGGTGATGGACGGTCCGCAATCGGTGGTTTTCGACGAGGCGGAGAACCGCTTGCATGCGCAGAAGGGCATCCTTACTTGGTGCCTGAACGCCACCATTCGGTAA
- the phoB gene encoding phosphate regulon transcriptional regulator PhoB, with amino-acid sequence MMSGPNARILIVEDEEPLSLLLRYNLETEGYEVETVTRGDDADTRLRESTPDLVVLDWMLPGLSGIELCRRLRTRPETKSMPIIMLTARGEESERVRGLSTGADDYVTKPFSVPELVARIRALLRRSRPERLADILTLGEIELDRVKKRVSRGGRDVDLGPTEFRLLEFLMERPGRVFTREQLLDGVWGSEVYIDERTVDVHVGRLRKALNRGRDGDPIRTVRGSGYSIDDRFGKAS; translated from the coding sequence ATGATGAGTGGACCGAATGCGCGCATCCTGATTGTCGAAGACGAGGAACCGCTTTCTCTCCTGTTGCGCTATAATCTTGAGACCGAGGGTTACGAGGTCGAAACCGTGACCCGCGGCGACGATGCCGATACGCGGCTGCGGGAAAGCACGCCAGACCTTGTCGTGCTCGACTGGATGTTGCCGGGTCTCTCGGGAATCGAGCTGTGCCGGCGGTTGCGGACGCGCCCTGAAACCAAGTCGATGCCGATCATCATGCTGACCGCGCGCGGCGAGGAGAGCGAGCGCGTGCGCGGTCTGTCGACCGGTGCGGACGATTACGTCACCAAGCCGTTTTCGGTGCCGGAACTTGTGGCGCGTATTCGCGCCCTGCTGCGCCGGTCCCGGCCGGAACGGCTGGCCGATATTCTGACGCTCGGCGAGATCGAGCTTGACCGGGTGAAGAAGCGGGTCTCGCGTGGTGGCCGTGATGTGGATCTTGGGCCGACGGAATTCCGGTTGCTGGAATTTCTGATGGAGCGTCCGGGCCGCGTTTTCACGCGCGAGCAGTTGCTCGACGGCGTCTGGGGCAGCGAAGTCTATATCGACGAACGCACGGTCGATGTGCATGTCGGTCGGCTGCGCAAGGCGCTCAATCGCGGCCGTGACGGCGATCCGATCCGGACCGTGCGTGGCTCGGGCTATTCGATCGACGATCGCTTCGGCAAGGCGAGCTGA
- the phoU gene encoding phosphate signaling complex protein PhoU produces the protein MSNHITKAFDADLQELNRMVAEMGGLAEKEIAESVHALTRRDTTTALKVIASDEQVDTLQREIEEKAVLTIARRQPMAVDLREVVGAMRVANEIERIGDLAKNISKRVLDLNGEYPSLKLIRGVEHMGTLVLTQLKRVLDAYAARNIDDAMEVWKRDEEIDAMCVSLFRELLTYMMEDPRNITFCIHLLFSAKNIERMGDHATNIAETVHYMMKGEPLTLERPKADTTSFAPVGIQG, from the coding sequence ATGTCTAACCATATTACCAAGGCCTTCGACGCCGACCTGCAGGAACTCAATCGCATGGTCGCCGAAATGGGCGGCCTCGCCGAGAAGGAAATTGCCGAGTCGGTTCACGCTCTGACGCGCCGGGATACGACCACGGCGCTCAAGGTGATCGCATCGGACGAGCAGGTTGACACCCTTCAGCGGGAAATCGAGGAAAAGGCGGTTCTGACGATTGCGCGCCGCCAGCCGATGGCGGTCGACCTGCGCGAGGTCGTCGGCGCAATGCGCGTCGCCAACGAGATCGAGCGGATCGGCGACCTGGCCAAGAATATCAGCAAGCGGGTGCTGGATCTCAATGGCGAATACCCCTCGCTGAAGCTGATCCGCGGCGTCGAACATATGGGCACGCTGGTTCTGACCCAGCTCAAGCGGGTGCTGGATGCCTATGCCGCCCGCAACATCGACGATGCGATGGAGGTGTGGAAGCGTGACGAGGAAATCGATGCGATGTGCGTGTCGCTGTTCCGCGAATTGCTGACCTATATGATGGAAGACCCGCGCAACATCACCTTCTGCATCCATCTTCTGTTCTCGGCCAAGAATATCGAGCGGATGGGCGATCATGCGACCAATATCGCCGAGACGGTGCATTACATGATGAAGGGCGAGCCGTTGACGCTCGAACGTCCGAAAGCCGACACCACCAGCTTTGCGCCCGTCGGCATCCAAGGCTGA